The following are from one region of the Staphylococcus schleiferi genome:
- a CDS encoding HAD family hydrolase: MMKVILFDLDDTLYNQLEAFEFAYHRHFADSDIGAETLYRHFRVYSDALFEATQTGELSLKAMHIARITQAVQDFDIDLPERMAIAFQQDYEAAQQHINLSETMTQILNFLTSQQVELGILTNGESNRQRRKIAALKLDAFIPESHQFISADFGLSKPERDLFKVVEQQLEVAPHEIYYIGDHFDNDVIGAIDAGWHSIWFNRRNRPMTHQQYHPDHIVMTEEELFQTIKALFETKQ; this comes from the coding sequence ATGATGAAGGTCATATTATTTGATTTAGATGACACGCTTTACAATCAATTGGAAGCTTTTGAATTTGCATATCATCGTCATTTTGCGGATAGTGATATTGGTGCAGAAACATTGTATCGCCACTTTAGAGTTTATAGTGATGCATTATTTGAAGCGACACAAACTGGTGAATTGTCACTGAAGGCTATGCATATTGCACGCATTACACAAGCAGTGCAAGATTTTGATATTGATTTACCAGAGCGCATGGCTATTGCGTTCCAACAGGATTATGAAGCTGCACAACAACATATCAACTTATCAGAGACGATGACACAAATACTCAACTTTTTAACGTCTCAACAAGTTGAATTAGGTATTTTGACAAATGGTGAATCTAATCGTCAACGTCGTAAAATAGCAGCATTAAAGTTAGATGCTTTTATTCCTGAATCACATCAATTTATTTCTGCAGATTTCGGTCTATCGAAACCAGAACGAGACCTTTTTAAAGTTGTCGAGCAGCAGTTAGAGGTTGCCCCACATGAAATTTATTATATCGGAGACCATTTTGACAATGATGTCATCGGTGCCATTGATGCAGGTTGGCATAGTATTTGGTTTAATCGTCGAAACCGGCCTATGACGCATCAGCAATACCACCCTGACCATATTGTGATGACCGAAGAAGAGTTATTCCAAACCATTAAAGCATTGTTCGAAACAAAACAATAA
- a CDS encoding 6-pyruvoyl trahydropterin synthase family protein — protein MTKFDYVRPPQHFACHHKTLIVIKHYAFTCDNRVYFSDTRYVDLEQHTYQLEVELWSKTDDQGMAVDFKEIDAVYNHYLAPKLEGQLINDTLPEMNTTVENIAHWIWQQFHAHLPEGVSLNTITLFETPDQGTKLTRNIMAQ, from the coding sequence ATGACAAAATTCGATTATGTACGTCCACCGCAACATTTTGCATGCCATCACAAAACGCTCATTGTTATTAAGCATTATGCGTTCACGTGTGATAATCGTGTTTATTTTTCTGATACACGCTATGTAGATTTAGAACAACATACGTATCAACTAGAGGTTGAACTATGGTCAAAAACAGATGACCAAGGGATGGCTGTGGACTTTAAAGAAATCGATGCTGTCTATAACCATTATTTAGCGCCTAAACTTGAAGGACAGTTGATTAACGATACTTTACCTGAAATGAACACCACTGTAGAAAATATTGCCCATTGGATTTGGCAACAATTCCATGCGCACCTACCAGAAGGCGTCTCATTGAATACAATCACATTATTTGAAACACCTGATCAAGGCACAAAATTAACACGTAATATTATGGCACAATAA
- a CDS encoding ABC transporter ATP-binding protein: protein MKVFKQLGWFFKQEKWRYISALIALVITALCSLIPPQIIGFVIDHIAQHTLTPQNLTMYLVIIFIVGLAVYALRYFLRTRFFGASAKLGRILRNQLYEKYTRMSPSFYQNYRTGDLMAHATNDIRAVQNTAGIGVFTISEAVITGGITLIMMCVTISPKLTLIMMIPLPLLVILTSYYGHLLHKGFKEAQGAFSQLNDKTQESIAGVKVTKSFGYEQADETDFRQLSDRVVAKNLVVSKIDALFDPTIELVIGASYLLSVVFGALMVIHDAITIGQLITFTTYLGMLVWPLLALGFFFNIVQRGSASYDRIRKIESVQSDIVTTSQTSAVPEGDIDFNIDTFQFEGETEPDLKDVHFQIKQGMTLGIVGHTGSGKSLLIRLLLREFDTKHPEDIQYGGRPIRDYEINKLRGQFGYVPQEHFLFSSTIRGNIAFSQPDVADETIFHASSMSHIHQDILSLPEGYNTVVGERGVSLSGGQKQRISIARALMTDPQILILDDALSAVDAETETAILNNLKQERQGKTNIITAHRMSAVMHADMIIVMRHGTIIERGTHEQLMANEGWYAETYRSQAMQSRLTHDLESEVDGGERK from the coding sequence ATGAAAGTTTTTAAGCAACTCGGGTGGTTTTTCAAGCAAGAAAAATGGCGCTATATAAGTGCTCTGATTGCTTTAGTCATTACAGCTTTATGTAGCTTGATTCCACCGCAAATTATAGGTTTTGTGATAGACCATATCGCACAACACACGTTGACACCTCAAAATTTAACAATGTATCTTGTGATTATCTTTATTGTCGGTTTAGCAGTTTATGCGTTACGTTATTTTTTGCGTACGCGATTTTTTGGCGCAAGTGCAAAACTAGGAAGAATTTTGAGAAATCAACTTTATGAAAAATATACACGTATGAGTCCATCGTTTTATCAAAATTACCGTACGGGTGATTTAATGGCGCATGCGACAAATGATATTCGAGCGGTGCAAAATACTGCGGGTATCGGTGTGTTTACGATATCTGAAGCAGTCATTACGGGTGGCATCACATTAATAATGATGTGTGTGACGATTAGTCCCAAACTGACACTCATTATGATGATACCTTTGCCATTGTTGGTTATATTGACGAGTTATTACGGCCACTTGTTGCATAAGGGTTTTAAAGAAGCGCAAGGGGCTTTTAGTCAATTAAATGATAAAACGCAAGAAAGTATTGCAGGGGTCAAAGTGACAAAATCTTTTGGTTATGAACAAGCAGATGAAACGGATTTTCGACAATTGAGTGACCGTGTCGTAGCTAAAAACTTAGTTGTATCCAAAATTGATGCACTTTTCGATCCTACAATTGAATTGGTCATTGGTGCAAGCTACCTTTTAAGTGTGGTTTTTGGGGCATTGATGGTGATTCATGATGCCATCACGATTGGTCAACTCATTACCTTTACGACTTATTTAGGTATGCTCGTTTGGCCGTTATTAGCGCTTGGATTTTTCTTTAATATCGTTCAAAGAGGGTCGGCATCTTATGACCGGATACGCAAAATAGAAAGTGTACAAAGTGATATTGTGACAACATCTCAAACATCGGCAGTTCCTGAAGGTGATATTGATTTCAATATTGATACATTTCAATTTGAAGGCGAAACAGAACCTGATTTAAAAGATGTTCATTTCCAAATTAAACAAGGGATGACGTTAGGGATTGTTGGACATACGGGCTCCGGTAAAAGTTTATTAATACGTCTTTTACTTCGTGAATTTGATACGAAACACCCTGAAGATATTCAGTATGGTGGACGACCTATCCGTGATTATGAAATTAACAAACTTAGAGGGCAGTTCGGCTATGTACCACAAGAACATTTTCTATTTTCATCAACAATTCGCGGGAACATCGCATTTAGTCAACCGGATGTTGCAGATGAAACAATCTTTCATGCTAGTTCAATGAGTCATATTCATCAAGACATCTTAAGTTTGCCTGAAGGTTATAACACCGTTGTCGGAGAGCGAGGCGTTTCATTATCAGGCGGACAAAAGCAACGGATTTCCATTGCACGGGCGTTAATGACGGATCCACAAATTTTAATTTTAGATGATGCCCTATCCGCTGTAGATGCAGAAACTGAAACAGCCATCCTGAACAATTTGAAACAAGAACGTCAAGGTAAAACAAATATTATTACGGCGCATCGGATGAGTGCGGTCATGCATGCAGATATGATTATTGTAATGCGACATGGCACTATCATTGAGCGGGGGACACATGAACAACTCATGGCAAATGAGGGTTGGTATGCGGAGACGTACCGTTCACAAGCGATGCAAAGTCGTCTTACCCACGATTTAGAAAGTGAAGTTGATGGAGGTGAGCGAAAATGA
- a CDS encoding ABC transporter ATP-binding protein yields the protein MMQQDVKSQLTTKEQTQTLMRLIRYTFPFKKLIFLTLAMLTFSTMASMSVPYLVKMFIDQYLTPQHFPRNEITILLVVFVAVELIGAVTTYLSIYYLQYLAFKVIQQLRIDAFHNISQLGMKFFDETPSGSIVSRLTNDTEAIVEMFTGVLSSFLIAFFMIIASFVMMFVLDIRMAFFAMLFIPIVIVVLAIYRKYASIYFYETRQRLSDLNAKLGESIEGMKIIQVFNQERRLRNEFEAINTSHYQYSIKTIRLDGLLLRPAITMLSTFAIVVILAYFGILSFSTTVTAGVVYAFIQYMQRFFEPVNQVSQNLNIFQQAIVSASRVFKMMDDPTLAPLQNAQSEGEIKDGKIEFKDVSFSYDGQHDVLKNISFTVEPGQTVALVGHTGSGKSSIINLFMRFYEFNRGEILIDGQSIKDFPPAQLKRNIGLVLQDPFMFYGTVASNIKLYHPTMTQEEIEAAAQFVHADEFIRQLKNGYAHEVIEKGSAFSSGQRQLIAFARTMAIQPKVLILDEATANIDSETEEAIQQSLNRMRTGRTTIAIAHRLSTIQDADQILVLNKGKIVERGTHESLIAQEGIYYKMYQLQLNGA from the coding sequence ATGATGCAACAAGACGTTAAATCTCAATTGACGACGAAAGAACAAACACAAACTTTAATGCGACTTATTCGTTATACATTTCCATTTAAAAAGTTAATTTTTCTAACTTTAGCAATGCTCACTTTTTCAACGATGGCAAGTATGTCAGTCCCTTATCTTGTCAAAATGTTTATTGACCAATATTTAACACCGCAACATTTCCCGAGAAATGAAATTACGATTTTGTTAGTCGTTTTTGTTGCAGTTGAATTAATAGGGGCAGTCACTACGTATTTAAGTATTTATTACTTACAATATCTCGCATTTAAAGTCATCCAACAACTGCGTATTGATGCTTTTCATAATATCAGTCAATTAGGAATGAAGTTTTTTGATGAAACGCCGAGTGGGAGTATTGTTTCGCGTTTAACAAATGATACTGAGGCAATCGTCGAAATGTTTACAGGCGTGCTATCTTCCTTTTTAATTGCATTTTTCATGATTATCGCAAGTTTTGTCATGATGTTTGTTTTAGATATTCGAATGGCGTTTTTCGCAATGTTGTTTATCCCGATTGTAATTGTTGTGCTCGCAATATATCGGAAATATGCCTCCATTTATTTCTATGAAACACGTCAGCGCTTGTCTGATTTGAATGCCAAACTAGGTGAATCTATAGAAGGTATGAAAATCATCCAAGTGTTTAATCAAGAGCGACGTTTACGAAATGAATTCGAAGCCATTAATACATCACATTATCAATATTCAATTAAAACAATACGTTTAGACGGTCTATTATTACGACCTGCGATTACGATGTTATCAACATTTGCAATCGTTGTGATATTGGCGTATTTTGGTATTTTAAGTTTTTCAACCACTGTCACAGCAGGGGTGGTGTATGCATTTATTCAATATATGCAACGCTTCTTTGAACCTGTCAACCAAGTGAGTCAAAATTTAAATATTTTCCAACAAGCCATAGTTTCAGCTAGTCGTGTTTTCAAAATGATGGACGACCCCACTTTAGCGCCGTTACAAAATGCGCAAAGTGAAGGTGAAATTAAAGACGGAAAAATTGAATTTAAAGATGTTTCATTTAGTTATGATGGCCAACATGATGTACTTAAAAATATTTCATTCACAGTGGAACCCGGCCAAACAGTAGCTTTAGTAGGTCATACGGGTTCCGGTAAAAGCTCTATCATTAATTTATTTATGCGCTTTTATGAATTTAACCGTGGTGAAATTTTAATTGACGGGCAATCGATTAAAGATTTTCCACCGGCACAATTAAAGCGAAATATCGGACTTGTGTTGCAAGATCCATTTATGTTTTATGGAACGGTCGCTTCTAATATTAAGCTATATCATCCGACGATGACCCAAGAAGAAATAGAAGCAGCAGCCCAATTTGTCCATGCAGATGAATTTATTCGTCAGTTGAAAAATGGCTATGCGCACGAAGTAATTGAGAAGGGGAGTGCTTTCTCAAGTGGTCAACGTCAATTAATTGCTTTCGCAAGAACGATGGCGATTCAACCTAAAGTGCTTATTCTTGATGAAGCAACGGCAAATATTGACTCAGAAACGGAAGAAGCGATTCAACAGTCACTCAATCGTATGCGGACTGGACGAACAACGATTGCAATCGCGCACCGTTTATCGACGATTCAAGATGCCGATCAAATTTTAGTGTTGAATAAAGGGAAAATTGTAGAAAGAGGAACGCATGAATCCTTAATTGCGCAAGAAGGCATTTATTACAAAATGTATCAATTACAGCTTAACGGCGCGTAA
- a CDS encoding pyridoxamine 5'-phosphate oxidase family protein, whose protein sequence is MKQKVIDQMKQVFEKSRIGVLSTAINNEPNSRYMIFYNDDLDLYTKTSRSSQKIEELKQNPKAHVLLGYEEGSGHPYVEIDGTIDIITNSKEIDWLWQEQDKTFFDSKNDPDLVVIRVIPSHIKLLNSEDLDTPFEIDVSAL, encoded by the coding sequence ATGAAACAAAAAGTTATTGATCAAATGAAACAAGTGTTTGAAAAGTCTCGTATCGGTGTTCTTTCTACTGCAATTAACAATGAGCCTAATAGTCGTTATATGATTTTTTATAATGACGACTTAGATTTATATACAAAAACAAGCCGTTCTTCTCAAAAAATTGAAGAATTAAAACAAAATCCAAAAGCACACGTATTACTTGGTTATGAAGAAGGTTCTGGTCATCCTTATGTCGAAATCGATGGTACAATTGATATTATTACGAATTCAAAAGAAATAGACTGGTTATGGCAAGAACAGGATAAAACATTTTTTGATTCAAAAAATGATCCGGATTTAGTTGTTATCCGTGTCATCCCATCACATATCAAGCTGCTCAACAGTGAAGATTTAGATACACCTTTCGAAATTGACGTCAGTGCCCTTTAA